From the genome of Adhaeribacter pallidiroseus:
GAAATTGTGGTGCGCGGCAACTCGCCCAAAGGCATTTTATGGCGCCTGGAAGGCATAGAAGTTCCCAATCCGAACCATTTCGGCGAAGAAGGTGCTTCGGGCGGCGGCATTAGTATTTTAAGCGTAAACATGATTGATAATTCTGATTTTTTCACCGGTGCTTTTCCGGCCGAGTACGGCAATGCTTTGTCCGGTATTTTTGACATGAAACTACGGTCAGGGAATAATGAAAAAAGAGAACACGCTTTACAAGTAGGGCTATTGGGAGTAGATTTTGCCACCGAAGGCCCAATAAAGAAGAATTATAAAGGATCATACCTGGCCAATTACCGGTATTCTACACTTGGTATTTTAAGTAAAATTGGCGTGAATATCGGGGGCGATGCTATTCCGGAGTTTCAGGATTTTTCGTTTAAAGTCCTGTTGCCTTCCACAAAAGCCGGTATTTTTACGCTCTGGGGAATAGGTGGCTACAGCACCCAGGCCCAGGAAGCCGTGCGCGATGCTTCGGAATGGAAAGAAAAAGAAGATCGCTTCGATGATATTTTTAAATCCGGCATGGGGGCCACCGGTTTATCGCACGTGTATTTTGTAAATTCCAAAGCTTACCTGGAAACCGTGCTTTCTCTTTCGGGTAACTTTACCAAATATCGGTACGACTCCATTGGTACAGATTATAATGTAAATACCATTTACCAAGAAAGTTTTAAAAATTACGCCGGTCGGGCCTCGGTATTATACAACCACAAAATAAATAACCAGCATACCGTGCGGGTGGGGGCTATTTACAGCAATTTAAATTTTAACTTATTCAGCGAAGGCCGCAACGAAGATCATAATAATCAGATAGAGCGATTTGTAGATAACAAAGGCGGCACCGGCTTATGGCAAGGATATGGCCAATGGAAATACCGCATTTCCGAAAAAGTAACTTTAAATACCGGCTTGCATTACATGCGCTTAGCTTTAAACGGAAACAGTGCTCTGGAGCCGCGCTTAGGTATTCGTTGGAATTTTGCGCCGAACCAAGCTTTGGGAGCGGCTTTTGGTACCCATAGCCGTAACGAATCTATGGCGGTATACTTTGTACAACAACCCATTGGAAACGGCCAGTATTCCCAAAGTAACAAAGATTTAGAACTAACAAAAGCCCGCCACTACGTTTTATCTTATGACCGCCTATTGCGCGAAGATCTCCGGTTTAAAGTAGAAACCTATTACCAACAGCTCTATAATCTGGCCATTAGCCCGGATTCCAATAATACCTTGGCTGCCCTAAATTCAAGAAACGGCCTAATGCCCGATAGCCTGGTGAGCAATGGAACTGGCAGAAACTATGGCGTAGAAATGAGTTTGGAGAAATTCTTCACAAATAATTATTATTTTTTAGTTACCAGCTCGTTGTACAATTCAAAATATACCGCGGCGGATGGTATTGAAAGAAATACCCGTTTTAATGGGCAGCATATTTTAAATGCGTTGGGTGGTAAAGAGTTTAAAGTAGGTAAGAATAGCGGGAATTTAATCGGGTTGAATGTGCGTTTATTATGGGCGGGCGGTAACCGATATACCCCGCTAAACATAGAGCAATCGCGGCTACAGGGCAAAGCCGTTTATTACGAAAAACAAAGCTTTGCCTCCCAAGCACCTGATTACTTCCGGACCGATATCCGGGTGAGTTACCGGAAAAACCGGCCCAAGGCTTCCTACATCTTGTCCCTGGATATTCAGAATGCTACCAACCGGTTGAATTTTTATAATCAGTATTACGATGAAGATACCCAAAGTTTAAAAATCAGTACCCAAACCGGACTTATTCCGGTTCTGAATTACCGCATCGAGTTCTAAAATTTTTAAGTTAAGAATCCTGTTAAAATTTAAAAAATTTGTCTTCTACGCTTAGTATATTGCCTTTTAAATGATGCCTTGTAACGGATTTTTCTTGAAACCAAATAGTGTTAGTACAATTCTATAATTAAGATCAATGGAAAGGACTTACTTAACTTACAATGGCTTATCTTTGGAGCCTTTGCAAGTCTCCAGGCGTTGGTGCTATCTAACTTGTTGACATCAAATTTTGCCTCGCGGCCGGCGGGCTTCGTTTGGCTCTTCCGGGCTGGCCTAAGCTTCCTTTCCTCGCTCCGCTACGGAATGTCTCCTTCGTCGACACCGGAACCCTAGCAGGTGCTTACAGCCAAACTGGTATCATCGCCTGGTAGCTATTGCTTTCCTTAGAGTGCCTTGCAAGAATGAGATATAAAAATTTCTAAATGCAGAAAGTTACCAGAATCAGCAAAAACAATTTTATACTTTGGTTTGTCTGCTTATGTTTAAACGGTAGCTAAGCATAAACGACATCAGTTTGGCTCAGGAGGGCCTTCTAAGGTTCCGGTGTCGACGAAGGAGACATTCCGCAGCGGAGCGAGAAAAGGAAGCTTAGACCAGCCCGGAAGAGCCCAACGGCCCCCCGGCCAGGAGGCAAACAGGCTACTGGTCAAACTAGATAGCACTAGAGCCTGGAGACTTCAAAAGGCTCCAAAGTTCAGCCGTTGTAAGTTAAGTAAGTCCTTTCTTTCTAAGAAAGCTATTACCTATAACCAGTTAAATTTTTAAAAAGCTACTGTAAAAAGCAATTTTTCTTAACCAATAACATCTTATTGAAACAAATCAGTGGCTATCAAAGCCGTCCAGCCGGTTTGGTGGGCTGCGCCTAAGCCCTGACCGGTATCGCCGTTAAAATACTCGTAAAATAAGATATAATCCTGAAAATCTTTGCTTTCTTGAAAAAGAGGGGCAGAACCAAACAAAGGGCGTTTTCCCGCAGCATTTTTTTTAAAAATTTTAAAAACCCGGCTGCTTAATTCTTCGGCAACTTCTTGCAAGGTGTAGTAATTACCGGAACGCGTGGGGCATTCTACTTTAAATTCGTCGCCGTAAAATTGGTAAAAGCGTTTTAACCCCTGAATGATCAAAAAGTTTAAGGGAATCCAAATGGGGCCGCGCCAGTTACTATTACCCCCAAACATATTATTATCGCTTTCGCCGGGCGTGTACCGGATGCTGTAATGTTTGCCATCTAACCTGAAATCAAATGGGTGCTGTTGGTGGAACTTAGAAACCGAGCGAATGCCATATTCACTCAAAAACTCTTCTTCGTCGAGCAGGTATTTCAAAGTCATTTTCATGCGGTAACCCCGCATTAAACTAATTAAATGAAAACCTTTGGCATTTTTCCGTTCCCAATGCGACACCAAATCGGCTAAATCCGGGCGGTTCTGCCGGAACCATTTCATTCGTTGGTCCAGGGCTTCATCTTCCTGCATGCCTCCTTCCCCTACCGTTTCTACCACAAACAAGGGAATTAAACCAACTAAACTGCGGACTTTTAAGGGAACTGATTTGTTCTCCGGAAAGCGCAACCGATCGTAATAAAAATTATCTTCCTCGTCCCATAGGTTTTCCTGCAGTTCGTTTAAGCCGTTCATGGCGCCGGCGATGTACAAAAAATGTTCGAAAAACTTGGCACTGATGTCGGAGTAAGCACTGTAGTACAAAGATAATTCGTGGGCGATCTGCATTAAGTTTAACGCGTACATGGCCATCCAACTGGTGCCATCCGCTTGTTCAATGTGGCCGCCACCGGGTAAAATGGTGTTCCGGTCGAATACGCCAATGTTATCTAATCCTAAAAAGCCGCCTTCAAAAATATTGTTACCGTGTTCGTCTTTGTTGTTTACCCACCAGGTAAAATTTAGCATCAGCTTATGAAACACTTTCGTTAAAAAAGCTACATCGCCTTGCCCGTTATTAGCGGCTTTTTCCTGGCGGTAAATTTCCCAGGTAATCATAGCGTGAATGGGTGGGTTGCTATCGCTGAAATTCCATTCGTAAGCCGGTAATTGGCCATTCGGGTGCATGTACCATTCTTTGGTAAGGTATAGCAATTGGCTTTTGGCAAAATCCAGATCAACCAGGGCCAGCGGAAAACAATGAAAAGCCATATCCCAGGCCGCAAACCAAGGGTATTCCCACTTATCCGGCATCGATAAGATTTCTTTGGCATTGACGTGTTT
Proteins encoded in this window:
- a CDS encoding TonB-dependent receptor, producing the protein MKLYVNRNQILTAPTYQQGWEKAQAEYERQQKKLRKPVNTSGSFIKNFKTKAMVLLCLLGCPIMVFSQNLSQTIRGKVIDRESQTPLIGASISITNLNPVKGSITDAEGNFKLEKVPVGRHTLKINYIGYEEQTIPELLLGSGKELVLTVGLTESIRQMDEVVITAQPDKGKPLNDMATLSARSISVEETKRYAASVNDPARAAMSYAGVATTDDGGNEIVVRGNSPKGILWRLEGIEVPNPNHFGEEGASGGGISILSVNMIDNSDFFTGAFPAEYGNALSGIFDMKLRSGNNEKREHALQVGLLGVDFATEGPIKKNYKGSYLANYRYSTLGILSKIGVNIGGDAIPEFQDFSFKVLLPSTKAGIFTLWGIGGYSTQAQEAVRDASEWKEKEDRFDDIFKSGMGATGLSHVYFVNSKAYLETVLSLSGNFTKYRYDSIGTDYNVNTIYQESFKNYAGRASVLYNHKINNQHTVRVGAIYSNLNFNLFSEGRNEDHNNQIERFVDNKGGTGLWQGYGQWKYRISEKVTLNTGLHYMRLALNGNSALEPRLGIRWNFAPNQALGAAFGTHSRNESMAVYFVQQPIGNGQYSQSNKDLELTKARHYVLSYDRLLREDLRFKVETYYQQLYNLAISPDSNNTLAALNSRNGLMPDSLVSNGTGRNYGVEMSLEKFFTNNYYFLVTSSLYNSKYTAADGIERNTRFNGQHILNALGGKEFKVGKNSGNLIGLNVRLLWAGGNRYTPLNIEQSRLQGKAVYYEKQSFASQAPDYFRTDIRVSYRKNRPKASYILSLDIQNATNRLNFYNQYYDEDTQSLKISTQTGLIPVLNYRIEF
- a CDS encoding MGH1-like glycoside hydrolase domain-containing protein; protein product: MNKEQERLKDNTWKKWGPYVSARQWGTVREDYSPNGDAWNYVSHDMARSKAFRWGEEGIAGISDDEQLLCFAPAFWNHQDPIIKERFFGLTNAEGNHGEDVKELYYYLNNTPTHSYMHMLYKYPQQTFPYAPLVNTNRQRTRQQAEFEIVDTGIFDQNKYFDIAIEYTKESPTTILIQITVMNRSQEEAAIQVIPTIWFRNTWAWGYDSYKPFIQSGSGQVMEIFHQQLGQYYLTAEGNPQQVYCENETNVSRLYHQPGSGNYYKDGINNYLVDNQDTVNPENKGTKAAFIFEVSVPAQDQVSIRLCLSQNPNYDFATFSDLVSLRKQEADEFYQQILKINKTEEAYQIKKQALAGLLWNKQFYYFDVHQWLKGDPGQPPPPPERLHLRNDCWKHVNAKEILSMPDKWEYPWFAAWDMAFHCFPLALVDLDFAKSQLLYLTKEWYMHPNGQLPAYEWNFSDSNPPIHAMITWEIYRQEKAANNGQGDVAFLTKVFHKLMLNFTWWVNNKDEHGNNIFEGGFLGLDNIGVFDRNTILPGGGHIEQADGTSWMAMYALNLMQIAHELSLYYSAYSDISAKFFEHFLYIAGAMNGLNELQENLWDEEDNFYYDRLRFPENKSVPLKVRSLVGLIPLFVVETVGEGGMQEDEALDQRMKWFRQNRPDLADLVSHWERKNAKGFHLISLMRGYRMKMTLKYLLDEEEFLSEYGIRSVSKFHQQHPFDFRLDGKHYSIRYTPGESDNNMFGGNSNWRGPIWIPLNFLIIQGLKRFYQFYGDEFKVECPTRSGNYYTLQEVAEELSSRVFKIFKKNAAGKRPLFGSAPLFQESKDFQDYILFYEYFNGDTGQGLGAAHQTGWTALIATDLFQ